The genome window GGATGGAAAATTATTTTGTCCCTGTAGGAGATGTAGGAATTCAAAGAGAAAAAGCatttctcaagttgaatcagaTTTGTCAGAAAAAGGCTTTTGTATGTATTATAAAAATTGGGTCTTCCATGGGGAACCATTTTCTGCACACTCTTATATGTCAAGTGGAAAGAACAATAGCCTTGATGAGAATGGTGTTGGAGGTGAGACAGATTTCATCAATGAAACAGAATATAATGACTTTGATATGAATGAAAATGGTGAATCTGATGAGTTACCTGATTTATTGGATGAGATAAGAAATGCACATGAATCAGGGACATCGAGTGAATGggattcaaaaaattttgacaaattgtTAAATGATGCACAAAGAGAACTTTACCCGGGATGCAAAAAATACTCCCTGCTGCGTTTCATTGTTTCCTTTCTCCATATCAAAGTGATGAACCATATGACTAACAAGGCATTTGACATGATGCTAGAATTTTTAAAAGATGTGTTACCAGAAGGAGAAATACTTCCATCTAGTTTTTATGGGGCCATGAAAATTCTATCTGGTATAGGTTTGGGGTATCAAAAAATTGATGTCTGCAAATTTGATTGTGCattgttttggaaagaaaatgaaaagatggACAAGTGTCCTATTTGTAAAGAATCACGATGGAAAGTCAATaatggcaagaaaaaaaaagttccacAGAAGGTGATGTGGTACTTTCCATTCAAAGCTAGGTTGCAAAGActttttatgtcttctaaaacTGCTGAAGACATGAGATGGCATGAGGAGAAATGGGTTAAAGAGGAAGGTATCATGAGACATCCGGCTGATTCTATTGCTTGGAAGGATTTTGATAAGCAATATCCTGATTTTGCTAAAGATTCTCGAAATGTAAGACTTGGATTGGCCACGGACGGATTCAATCCATTTGGTAACATGAGCAACTCATATAGCATGTGGCTAGTTATTCTTGTACCTTACAATTTGCCTGCATATAAGTTTATGAGAAAGGAATTTCTTATACTATCACTTCTTATTCCTGGTCCACGTGCCCCTGGAAAGGAGTTAGATGTGTTCTTAAGGCTAGCAATAGATGATTTGAAAGATTTATTTCATGGAATCAGCACTTATGATGCATATAGTGGACAAAACTTTCAAATGCGTGCAGCAATTTTATGGACTATATCAGATTTCCCTGCATATGGCTATTTGTCTGGATGGAGCACCAGTGGGTATAAAGCATTTCCATGTTGTCTTGATGATACTGCTTCACAAAGACTAAGAGGCAAAATATGTTTCATGGGACATCGTCGCTTTTTGAACCATGACCACCGTTGGCGAAAGCAAAAAGCTCATTTTGATGGAACTATTGAAACACGCTCCAAGCCAAAGGAATTTTCTGGAGAACAGGTTTTAAGACATTTAAATTCCTTGGCTGGTGTCTTTGGTGAGTTTGGTAAGAACCCAGTTACTCGGAAAAAAGGAGTTGATAAAATTCAGGGTAATTGGAGGAAAAAAAGTATATTTTTTGAGTTACCATATTGGGAAAAACTCTCCATGAGACATTGTCTGGATGTGATGCATATCCTTAAAAATACATGTGAAAGTTTAGTAGCAACATTGTTGAACATTCCTGATAAGACAAAAGATACTAATAAAGCTCGTGATTATCTACTTGACATGGGAATAAGGCACGAACTACACTTACATGATGATGgtacaaggaaaacaaagcCTCCAGCCTTGTATGTGATGTCTTCAAGTGAGAGAAAaggattttgtaattttttgagTTCAATTAAGTTTCCTGATGGGTATGCTGCCAACATTTCCAAGTGTGTTAAAGATGGTAAACTGATGGGACTTAAAACACATGACTACCATGTCCTTTTGCAACGACTTATTCCAGCCGGCATTCGTGGGTATTTGTGCAAAGAAGTCAATGAGGCAATTTTTGAGTTAAGTGAGTTTTTTCGAGATTTGTGTTCTAAAACCCTTAAGATGGATGACTTGGAAAGGTTGGAGAAAAATGCTCCATTAATATTATGTAAGTTGGAAAAAATCTTTCCTCCTGCCTTCTTTGACATTATGATCCATTTGATTGTTCACTTGCCAAAGGAAGCAAAACTTGGTGGGCCAGTACATCCTAGGTGGATGTTTCCATTTGAAAGGTACTTCTTCCTTATTTGtttgattacaaattttgttattttacttAACATTCTGTTTTGGATAGAAAATTAACTAATGCTTTTGAAAAGGTATCTTGGATCCCTTAAAAAGTATGTCCGTAATCGTGCTCGTCCTGAAGGCTCGATTGCAGAAGGATATATTGCAAATGAGTGCCTAACATTCATGTCCAAATATCTCCATGGCATTGAAACAAAATTCACCCGCAAGAGACGCAACTATGACTATAATCAGGATAAGGCAGAGGAGCTGGTGGTTTTCTCACTAAGTGTTCgcccatttggacttgttacaCCTCCTACTAAATTATCTCAAGTTGAACTAGATGTGGCTCATAAATTTATATTGAATAACTGTGATGAAATAGAAGAGTACAGAATGTAAGTGCAATATGTAtttcaattttatattttcGATATTACTTCTTGTGGtttattttactttatattGGTAATACAATCTGAATTTCAGTAAGCATAAAGAGATGCTGCAAAGGATTCATCCTGAAAATGTTGATAGCAGACATGAAGATCAATTCACAGAGTGGTTCAAAGATCATGTAagttatacatattataaaaataAGTTTATTAGTTATTGAAAACTGACTAATAGAGTCTCGTTTTCTATTTTATAGATAAATCAGTTACACATTGATAAATCATTGGATGTTTCTGAAGAGCTGTGGGCATTAGCAAATGGTCCTATACCTTTCATGACAAAGCATTACTCAGGATGCATTGTAAATGAAGTTCGTTTCCACACAAAAGATCGGGATGATTGCCGTACAACACAGAATAGTGGCTTAGTTGTTGAGGGTGACCATAAAGGAAAACACATTGACTTTTATGGCTTTGTTAAGGCTGTGGTTGAGCTGACCTTTTTTCATGCATACAAGGTAGTCTTGCTTCAATGTGAATGGTATAACACAGgtagcacaaacacaataaagaGTGATAGGCactttgtgagaacccgtaaaaccctaatattttcctagggtttattttcccttaattgcatgttttctgcattttctggcttagaaatcttttcttagtggattttatgagcaattatagttttaagctattttttctagcattggagaatttttagaaaattaagagtgaatagtggacgtgggacccactagtgcgaaaagttcggaaaaattcggccaataaggttaagtttcggatactgtgaaaattttatcgggtgttaagtgataagtagaatgggtgatgtgattgatgtgagagagaaaagaaagataggaaggcatttaataaggtgacaagtgtcacctcctcattggttgaaccttaagaattactattcaatttcttgactttttgacccaaggtttaaatatctcaaaattcataaaatttcctcatttttctttctctttggccggctctctctcactctcttacAAGAAGGAgaacttcttcaatcttcaagtttTCTACTAGtaaatcatctcaatcaagcCATAAacaagatttcactccataaaaccttatcttctagtgatagtaagttgtttggtgaactttgtttgaagctctaaggtggccaacatcttcctctctcttgatttcttggtaagtgttgCTTGAACCCCTTACTACCTCTAataatgcttattttgtgcttaatgggggcatgagtgaaggaatatgtgatttaccccttgatttggcttgttttggtgaagtttttcatttattgggaatttttctggtttaattggattatgatggtgtggttgtttgtgatgattggcaatggactattatggctctagtggatgtgaaatgtggttatatgcaactaattttggatttggatggaaaattggaaagttagggtttgaaaatccccaattctgtccggttttagatcactaggttagaggccgaattagactttgctcaaaacatgaaagttgtaggtattgatgtggtggagatgcctgtaaaatttcaggtcatttggattaatgtagaatgagttatgacgaaattactgtagctgttctgctttggacagaatgcgaaaactgcgatagtgattggccatttggactggttttggtttggattttgaagttgatgtcttctgatgaactgtagctgaatgtcttagctaacgtatgcctttggaatttcggtatttggacttgtatggactgagatataccgattacagttttctgtgttttgcaaacctgttttggtaattctggtttagtattttgcaattttgacctagttaagctaggaactagattgagtgcccttctacattgttgtagccctgtttcatagtttcgaaatggtgggtcttacacccccaaccgataaccgtagtgaaattgacgccattaccgcattctaagctcaaacacggtttttctatcgaggcttaagttaaggccatatattaatttctggtttgctatcatgcctacttatgcatgtgaaaccctattggggttgtgtttagcattgtttgatgactcgttctcgagtctcattgcatttgttgtgtgattctagggcgtgacggtagctcacggcgtcttggtgatcacggtgtatgaaacaccattttctcacttggtgagtataccactcacttgatggattactatgtggctttgttaaatgttatgtgatgccttaatggcctacttggatattgaaattgatcaaggtgagggtgtacttgaccgccctcacctcttttgttattgtcactgattggttaccgttttattgcattactggacttgatatattggttggtaaattccatttcatggaaaccgaattgatgtcgtttggacgatgtccaacggccatactgcattactgagctca of Coffea eugenioides isolate CCC68of unplaced genomic scaffold, Ceug_1.0 ScVebR1_18;HRSCAF=85, whole genome shotgun sequence contains these proteins:
- the LOC113756006 gene encoding uncharacterized protein LOC113756006; its protein translation is MNSVGVNSTVWCISFRKIQGQGLTILGDLVLKDKIVVYDLAGQRIGWANYDYTLEIQFLVQDSQNLGLCMTSVYTCTNTKMGQMGEEKVVLPEGKSRCGAVSEMDKSWINDPNILSSHYKSGLKDFIEFAKTNGMGLDGKLFCPCRRCRNSKRKSISQVESDLSEKGFCMYYKNWVFHGEPFSAHSYMSSGKNNSLDENGVGGETDFINETEYNDFDMNENGESDELPDLLDEIRNAHESGTSSEWDSKNFDKLLNDAQRELYPGCKKYSLLRFIVSFLHIKVMNHMTNKAFDMMLEFLKDVLPEGEILPSSFYGAMKILSGIGLGYQKIDVCKFDCALFWKENEKMDKCPICKESRWKVNNGKKKKVPQKVMWYFPFKARLQRLFMSSKTAEDMRWHEEKWVKEEGIMRHPADSIAWKDFDKQYPDFAKDSRNVRLGLATDGFNPFGNMSNSYSMWLVILVPYNLPAYKFMRKEFLILSLLIPGPRAPGKELDVFLRLAIDDLKDLFHGISTYDAYSGQNFQMRAAILWTISDFPAYGYLSGWSTSGYKAFPCCLDDTASQRLRGKICFMGHRRFLNHDHRWRKQKAHFDGTIETRSKPKEFSGEQVLRHLNSLAGVFGEFGKNPVTRKKGVDKIQGNWRKKSIFFELPYWEKLSMRHCLDVMHILKNTCESLVATLLNIPDKTKDTNKARDYLLDMGIRHELHLHDDGTRKTKPPALYVMSSSERKGFCNFLSSIKFPDGYAANISKCVKDGKLMGLKTHDYHVLLQRLIPAGIRGYLCKEVNEAIFELSEFFRDLCSKTLKMDDLERLEKNAPLILCKLEKIFPPAFFDIMIHLIVHLPKEAKLGGPVHPRWMFPFERYLGSLKKYVRNRARPEGSIAEGYIANECLTFMSKYLHGIETKFTRKRRNYDYNQDKAEELVVFSLSVRPFGLVTPPTKLSQVELDVAHKFILNNCDEIEEYRIKHKEMLQRIHPENVDSRHEDQFTEWFKDHINQLHIDKSLDVSEELWALANGPIPFMTKHYSGCIVNEVRFHTKDRDDCRTTQNSGLVVEGDHKGKHIDFYGFVKAVVAQTQ